The sequence CTTCATTATTTTTTGACCTAATCTATAACAATCAGTTAAAAGAACAGCACTGCCTTTTGATTCTAGCTAAAATTGAGTTATACTTAAAGATGAACCATACTTACTAGGAGGCAAATGACTATGCTGAAAATCGAACGAATCCAAACTGGTGTTATCCAAGAAAATTGTTACTTAATTTATAATGAAACAAACTTATTAATCATCGATCCAGGTGCTGAAGCAGAAAAAATAGCCGCTTTGATTGAAAAAACAGGTAAAAAACCGATTGCTATTTTACTGACACATACACATTATGATCATATCGGCGCAGTTGAAGAGCTTCGCCATCAATACAACATTCCTGTCTATGTTAGTCCATTAGAACAAGAATGGCTGTCAAACCCAGTCCTCAACTTATCTGGATTAGGTCGTCATAATGATATTGCTGATATTATTGTTCAACCTGCTGAGGAAGAATTTGAACTGACCGATTATGATTTGGGTGGAATGAAG is a genomic window of Enterococcus haemoperoxidus ATCC BAA-382 containing:
- a CDS encoding MBL fold metallo-hydrolase, with amino-acid sequence MLKIERIQTGVIQENCYLIYNETNLLIIDPGAEAEKIAALIEKTGKKPIAILLTHTHYDHIGAVEELRHQYNIPVYVSPLEQEWLSNPVLNLSGLGRHNDIADIIVQPAEEEFELTDYDLGGMKFSVVPTPGHSIGSVSFVFDDFVVTGDALFKGSIGRTDLHTGDMQQLLHSINTYLFTLPDEFPAYPGHGDATTIEHEKKTNPFFN